A window of the Coprobacter fastidiosus genome harbors these coding sequences:
- a CDS encoding phosphoglycerate kinase yields MQTLDNFNFAGKKAFVRVDFNVPLDENLNITDDTRMRAALPTLKKIIADGGSVIIGSHLGRPKKGPEDKFSLKHVVAHLSELLGQPVKFVDDSIGEKVKAAVAELKPGEVLVLENLRFYAEEEGKPRGLAEDASDEEKAAAKKAVKASQKEFTKELASLADVYVNDAFGTAHRAHASTALIADYFTPENKMFGYLMEKEVKAVEKVMKDINRPFTAIMGGSKVSSKIEIIENLLNKVDNLIITGGMTYTFTKAQGGKIGNSICEDDKLDLALDLMKKAKEKGVNLVLAVDAKIADAFSNDANTKIVPVNQIPDGWEGLDIGPESEKIFADVIKKSKTILWNGPTGVFEFENFTHGSRSVGEAIVEATKNGAFSLVGGGDSVACVNKFGLANGVSYVSTGGGALLEAIEGKILPGIKAIQG; encoded by the coding sequence ATGCAAACACTTGACAATTTCAATTTTGCCGGTAAAAAGGCATTTGTACGTGTTGATTTTAACGTACCTTTGGATGAAAATCTGAATATTACAGACGACACTCGTATGCGCGCAGCGTTGCCTACTTTGAAAAAAATTATTGCTGATGGCGGTAGCGTGATTATCGGATCACATCTGGGTCGTCCGAAAAAAGGTCCGGAAGACAAATTTTCATTGAAGCATGTAGTTGCACATTTGTCTGAATTATTAGGACAACCTGTAAAATTTGTTGATGACTCAATAGGTGAAAAAGTAAAAGCTGCTGTTGCAGAATTGAAACCGGGAGAAGTGCTTGTTCTTGAAAATCTTCGTTTTTATGCTGAAGAGGAAGGCAAACCCAGAGGACTTGCTGAAGATGCCAGCGATGAAGAAAAAGCTGCTGCAAAAAAGGCCGTCAAAGCCAGTCAAAAAGAATTCACAAAGGAATTGGCAAGTCTTGCTGATGTTTATGTAAATGACGCATTTGGTACAGCTCACCGTGCACACGCTTCTACCGCTTTAATTGCTGACTATTTTACCCCGGAGAATAAAATGTTCGGTTACCTGATGGAAAAAGAGGTAAAAGCTGTAGAAAAGGTAATGAAAGATATTAATCGTCCTTTTACAGCAATTATGGGCGGATCTAAAGTTTCCTCAAAAATTGAAATTATTGAAAATCTGCTTAACAAAGTGGATAATCTGATCATTACAGGAGGTATGACTTATACTTTTACAAAAGCTCAAGGCGGTAAAATCGGTAATTCTATTTGTGAAGATGACAAATTGGATTTAGCTCTTGATCTAATGAAAAAAGCAAAAGAAAAAGGTGTAAATTTAGTATTAGCTGTAGATGCTAAAATTGCAGATGCATTCAGTAATGATGCAAATACTAAAATAGTTCCTGTAAATCAAATTCCTGATGGTTGGGAAGGTTTGGATATTGGCCCGGAATCTGAGAAAATATTCGCAGATGTTATCAAAAAATCTAAAACAATTCTTTGGAACGGTCCTACGGGTGTATTTGAATTTGAAAACTTTACCCATGGTTCACGCTCTGTAGGGGAAGCTATTGTGGAAGCTACCAAAAACGGAGCATTCTCTCTTGTTGGTGGAGGAGATTCTGTTGCTTGTGTTAATAAATTTGGTTTAGCAAACGGAGTATCGTATGTATCTACAGGTGGCGGTGCGTTACTTGAAGCAATCGAAGGAAAAATTCTTCCGGGTATTAAAGCGATCCAAGGATAA
- a CDS encoding DUF6340 family protein encodes MHYWLNTISLLFILLFTSCATAVYVPLEILRPSETILPDSLRTLAIVINTPERTPVEDEGEIIDAYNERQRLQIKRGNLIPHFVKSVSSSLKQASGKTLSVVSMQNDPMTEYILPEDKVRLIKDSLNADAILSLDRLSVIPSIHLTQVDEALFFGDLDIAVYADLKLYMGEKYLPSVFSCKDTISWQSYGETENRTLDRFPSFQNCLIDATNHSGYQVSKKFYPYIDNADRFYFVTPYPLMKEANSYWNRGNYEEASYLWEYVYENAEKMGRKAKAAANMALYEELNDRYDSALDWVKKSLNIFLESPEKYSNYIEYLLEYQQQLNVRIQENRQMAF; translated from the coding sequence ATGCATTATTGGTTAAATACTATAAGTTTACTTTTTATTTTATTGTTTACTTCATGTGCGACAGCTGTTTATGTCCCACTTGAAATATTACGTCCATCGGAAACGATATTGCCAGATTCTCTTCGGACATTAGCCATAGTAATCAATACCCCCGAACGTACACCGGTAGAAGATGAAGGTGAAATTATTGACGCTTATAATGAGCGTCAACGGTTGCAGATAAAAAGAGGAAATCTTATTCCGCATTTTGTAAAAAGCGTATCATCTTCTTTAAAGCAAGCTTCTGGTAAGACTCTATCTGTAGTTTCGATGCAGAATGATCCTATGACAGAATATATTTTGCCAGAAGACAAAGTACGACTTATCAAGGATAGTTTAAATGCAGATGCCATTTTGTCTTTAGATAGATTATCTGTTATTCCGTCTATTCACTTGACTCAGGTAGACGAAGCTCTATTTTTTGGAGATTTGGATATTGCTGTTTATGCTGATCTCAAACTTTATATGGGAGAAAAATATTTACCGAGCGTTTTTTCCTGTAAAGATACTATATCGTGGCAATCGTATGGAGAAACAGAAAATCGAACTTTAGACAGGTTTCCATCATTTCAAAATTGTTTGATCGATGCAACAAATCATTCCGGGTATCAGGTCAGTAAAAAGTTTTATCCGTATATTGATAATGCAGATCGTTTTTATTTTGTTACTCCGTACCCTTTGATGAAAGAAGCAAATTCTTACTGGAATAGAGGAAATTATGAAGAAGCTTCTTATTTATGGGAGTATGTTTACGAAAATGCGGAGAAAATGGGTCGGAAGGCTAAAGCCGCCGCTAATATGGCATTATATGAAGAACTTAACGATCGATATGATTCTGCATTGGACTGGGTAAAAAAATCTTTAAATATATTTTTGGAATCTCCTGAGAAATATTCTAATTATATAGAATATCTTTTGGAATACCAACAACAGTTGAATGTCCGTATTCAGGAAAATAGGCAAATGGCTTTCTGA
- a CDS encoding leucine-rich repeat domain-containing protein, giving the protein MKRVLLIVALVLGSTVLFAQKYNKNEVKQLQSFLQQKSAKGDSNADRLEIVSINTPAAWKGVTWNNGRVVSIDWQDKDLAGDINLNGFSAMQKVNLSRNKITVVDATNCSALTDMNVSRNKLSELDLTGCIALVKLDCYKNRLTEIDLSTSPQLKNLNCSNNLFVEFNIQGSSALESLNVQGCHLESLNVDSCANLKNLYCGYNRLTNLNLFGTVNLQNLNMDDNNIRTMIMSKQPNLFTLFCSDNNMVTLDVLNCDALTDLVCSYNNLTRLNLNGTDKLTFVDCSYNDLTTLDLSNRYLLQRVLCNQNQLTMLDVSFCPNLVYINCRFNQLIDLRTIGDNNLRMIACQWNY; this is encoded by the coding sequence ATGAAGCGAGTTTTATTAATTGTGGCACTAGTCCTGGGAAGCACAGTGCTATTTGCTCAGAAGTATAACAAAAATGAAGTGAAACAACTGCAAAGTTTTTTGCAGCAGAAATCTGCTAAAGGAGATTCCAATGCCGATCGGTTGGAAATCGTAAGTATTAATACTCCGGCAGCATGGAAAGGTGTTACTTGGAATAACGGTAGAGTGGTTTCTATAGATTGGCAAGATAAAGATTTAGCGGGAGACATAAATTTGAATGGTTTTTCAGCTATGCAGAAAGTGAACCTTTCTCGAAATAAGATTACGGTAGTCGATGCTACGAACTGTTCAGCTCTTACAGATATGAATGTCAGCCGTAATAAATTGTCAGAACTTGATTTAACCGGTTGTATTGCGTTGGTCAAGCTTGATTGTTATAAAAATCGTCTCACAGAAATCGACCTTTCTACATCTCCGCAATTGAAAAATTTAAATTGTTCTAATAATCTTTTTGTTGAATTCAATATTCAGGGTTCATCTGCTTTAGAATCCCTTAATGTTCAAGGGTGTCACTTAGAATCTCTTAATGTTGATAGTTGTGCTAATTTGAAAAATCTCTATTGCGGATATAATCGCTTGACGAATTTAAATCTGTTCGGGACAGTTAATTTGCAAAACTTGAATATGGATGATAATAATATCCGTACAATGATTATGTCAAAACAACCGAATCTTTTTACTCTATTTTGTAGTGATAACAATATGGTAACACTTGATGTTCTGAATTGTGATGCTCTTACTGATTTGGTTTGTTCATATAATAACCTTACCCGGTTAAATCTTAACGGAACGGACAAACTTACTTTTGTCGATTGTTCTTATAATGATTTGACAACACTTGATTTAAGCAATCGCTATCTGTTACAACGGGTATTATGTAATCAAAATCAGTTGACCATGCTGGATGTTTCATTTTGCCCGAATTTGGTATATATTAATTGCCGATTTAACCAACTCATAGATTTGCGTACGATAGGGGATAACAATCTACGTATGATCGCTTGTCAATGGAATTACTAA
- a CDS encoding CvfB family protein has protein sequence MVKVGRYNALKVIKTVDFGVYLDGEDKGEILLPARYIPENCRIGDIIDVFIYFDSEDRIIATTEKPYIQVGEFAYLKVKSTNRVGAFLDWGLMKDLLVPFREQRVDMKQGYYYTVYAYLDHESGRIVASAKLNKFLNNLPIDYEINQEVDLLVVQETEIGYKVIINNTHWGMVYYNEIFCNIEKGDHIKGYIKHIRKDEKIDVVLQPVGYEKIDTLSSEILRSLYENEGYMPLSDKSSAEQIAEHFSCSKKNFKKAIGALYKQRLILILENGIRLNEK, from the coding sequence ATGGTAAAAGTAGGAAGGTATAATGCCTTAAAGGTTATAAAAACAGTAGATTTCGGTGTGTATTTAGATGGAGAAGATAAAGGCGAGATATTACTTCCTGCTCGATATATACCTGAAAATTGTCGTATAGGAGACATAATAGATGTTTTTATCTATTTTGATTCAGAAGATCGAATTATTGCTACTACAGAAAAACCTTATATTCAAGTTGGAGAGTTTGCATATTTAAAAGTGAAATCGACAAATAGGGTCGGTGCATTTTTGGATTGGGGGTTAATGAAAGATCTGTTAGTTCCTTTCCGTGAACAACGAGTCGATATGAAACAGGGATATTATTATACTGTTTATGCTTATCTTGATCATGAGAGTGGACGTATCGTTGCTTCAGCTAAACTGAATAAATTTTTGAATAATCTTCCGATCGATTATGAAATAAATCAGGAAGTTGATTTATTGGTAGTACAAGAAACCGAGATAGGATATAAGGTTATTATCAATAATACGCATTGGGGCATGGTTTATTACAATGAGATATTTTGCAATATAGAAAAGGGAGATCATATAAAAGGGTATATAAAACATATCCGTAAAGATGAAAAAATCGATGTTGTTTTACAACCGGTAGGATATGAAAAGATAGATACGTTATCTTCTGAAATTCTTCGATCTTTATACGAAAATGAAGGTTATATGCCTCTTTCTGATAAATCTTCTGCCGAGCAGATTGCCGAGCACTTTTCTTGTAGCAAGAAAAATTTCAAAAAAGCGATAGGTGCATTATACAAGCAAAGATTGATTCTGATTCTTGAGAATGGAATAAGACTGAATGAAAAGTAG
- a CDS encoding alpha-galactosidase produces MKNAQYLFIIVLCYVAMTGKAQNNRFTPPIMGWSSWNTYRININEQLIKKQADAIIDRGLKTVGYRYINIDDGFFGWRDESGILHTHPKRFPNGLENIVKYIHDKGLKAGIYSDAGSNTCGSIWDNDPNGIGVGLYGHEKQDADLFFNKWGVDFIKIDYCGAGQELALDEQKRYTEIYRAFNDVCNHKISLNICRWAFPGTWAEDIATSWRISADITPEWASIKHIINKNLYLSAYARNGHYNDMDMLEIGRGLKPEEEEVHFGMWCIMSSPLLIGCDLTTIPDKSLELLKNKELIAINQDSLGLQAYVVQHEKNGYVLVKDIEQKRGKARAMALYNPSDSICSFSVPTACLELGGTIKVRDLIEHKTIDTNKEYLEYELPPHSAKFFRIEAEKRLESSLYEAEWAYLPCYDDLGTRSKSIRYAPCEKASGKMTVSFIGGSSENYAEWDNVYSKKGGAYEMKIFYLPEKNRKLEVNINGKSYFFKNLETDSSKGIMTITLSVQLNRGENTIRIGSPYCWAPDIDCFTLKRR; encoded by the coding sequence ATGAAGAATGCACAATACTTATTCATCATAGTTTTATGCTATGTTGCAATGACAGGTAAAGCTCAAAATAATAGATTTACACCTCCTATTATGGGATGGAGTTCTTGGAATACTTATCGTATAAACATCAATGAACAACTTATAAAAAAACAAGCTGATGCAATTATTGATAGAGGTCTGAAAACCGTTGGATATCGATATATAAATATCGATGACGGTTTTTTCGGATGGCGTGATGAATCGGGAATACTTCATACTCATCCCAAGCGTTTTCCCAACGGATTGGAAAACATCGTTAAATATATACATGATAAAGGTCTAAAAGCTGGCATTTATTCTGATGCAGGAAGTAATACTTGCGGTTCGATTTGGGACAACGATCCAAATGGAATAGGAGTCGGGCTATATGGGCACGAGAAACAAGATGCAGACCTCTTTTTTAACAAATGGGGGGTTGATTTTATCAAAATAGACTATTGTGGTGCCGGACAGGAATTAGCATTAGATGAACAAAAGAGATATACTGAAATTTATCGAGCTTTCAATGATGTTTGTAACCATAAAATATCATTGAATATTTGCCGTTGGGCTTTCCCCGGCACATGGGCTGAAGATATCGCAACTTCATGGAGAATAAGTGCCGATATTACTCCAGAGTGGGCATCTATCAAACATATAATAAATAAGAACCTTTATTTATCAGCCTATGCACGAAATGGTCATTATAATGATATGGATATGCTGGAAATAGGAAGAGGTCTAAAACCTGAAGAGGAAGAAGTTCATTTCGGTATGTGGTGTATCATGAGTTCGCCCTTACTTATCGGTTGCGATTTAACTACTATTCCGGATAAATCTTTAGAATTACTGAAAAACAAAGAACTAATAGCTATCAATCAAGATTCGTTAGGTCTTCAAGCTTATGTAGTTCAACACGAAAAAAATGGATATGTATTAGTCAAAGATATTGAACAAAAACGAGGTAAAGCCAGAGCTATGGCTTTATATAATCCATCAGACTCGATTTGTTCGTTTTCTGTACCCACTGCATGTTTGGAGTTAGGTGGAACAATAAAAGTCCGAGATTTAATAGAACATAAGACTATTGATACAAATAAAGAATATTTAGAATATGAGTTACCTCCTCATAGTGCAAAATTTTTTCGTATAGAGGCGGAAAAGCGTCTGGAATCATCGCTTTACGAAGCTGAATGGGCTTATCTTCCATGTTATGATGATCTGGGTACTCGTTCTAAAAGTATCCGCTATGCTCCATGTGAAAAGGCATCCGGAAAAATGACCGTTAGCTTTATTGGCGGGAGCTCTGAAAATTATGCTGAATGGGATAATGTTTACAGTAAAAAAGGGGGTGCATATGAAATGAAGATTTTTTATTTGCCTGAAAAGAACCGCAAATTAGAAGTCAATATAAACGGAAAGTCTTATTTCTTTAAAAATTTAGAAACCGATAGCTCAAAGGGAATTATGACTATTACTCTTTCTGTACAATTAAATCGTGGGGAAAATACAATTCGCATAGGCAGTCCCTATTGCTGGGCTCCAGATATAGACTGTTTTACATTAAAAAGACGATAA
- a CDS encoding EFR1 family ferrodoxin (N-terminal region resembles flavodoxins. C-terminal ferrodoxin region binds two 4Fe-4S clusters.) — MIFYFSGTGNSEWVAKEVAKAQNETICFIPEVMQKKEFYYRVSEKEKIGFVFPIYSWGPPKLILDFIKLIQLEIKYNNYVFFVCTCGDDIGLSKNIFVKALLAKGITCNSGFSVIMPNNYILMKGFDVDSPVLTDKKLREAIPRMEQINSWISNNRSGLFDCKQGHFPIFKTRIIWPLFNKYQISDKDFYATDLCNGCRLCEQKCPVGNIKVDKKPKWQHHCILCLACIHRCPQTAIQYGKKTQKKGRYYKGKK, encoded by the coding sequence ATGATATTTTATTTTTCGGGAACGGGAAATTCTGAATGGGTTGCAAAAGAAGTAGCAAAAGCACAAAATGAAACAATATGTTTTATTCCCGAAGTTATGCAAAAAAAAGAATTTTATTATCGAGTCTCGGAAAAAGAAAAAATAGGGTTCGTATTTCCCATATATTCTTGGGGGCCGCCTAAACTCATTCTCGATTTCATTAAGCTCATACAATTAGAAATAAAGTATAATAACTATGTTTTTTTTGTTTGTACTTGTGGTGATGATATCGGGCTAAGCAAAAACATCTTTGTGAAAGCATTATTGGCCAAAGGAATTACTTGTAACAGTGGATTCTCTGTTATAATGCCAAATAATTATATATTAATGAAAGGGTTTGATGTAGATTCTCCAGTTTTGACAGACAAAAAATTAAGAGAAGCTATACCCAGAATGGAACAGATAAATTCATGGATAAGTAATAACAGATCAGGCTTATTCGATTGTAAACAAGGGCATTTCCCTATCTTTAAAACTCGAATTATATGGCCATTATTCAATAAATATCAAATATCGGATAAAGATTTTTATGCCACAGACTTATGTAACGGTTGCAGGTTGTGTGAACAAAAATGCCCTGTTGGAAATATAAAAGTCGATAAAAAACCGAAGTGGCAGCACCATTGTATTCTTTGTCTGGCATGTATTCACAGATGCCCGCAAACGGCAATTCAATATGGGAAGAAAACACAGAAAAAAGGCCGCTATTACAAAGGGAAAAAATGA
- a CDS encoding DUF3298 and DUF4163 domain-containing protein, protein MKNRFILLSGFCLLLLCINSCKQKKNHPDKTDSDQQTELTDTAISIEEIDTLSFALYENEKKYHINNDTAMPACTFSIDMIYPDNYPNNIKLKQIQKYFVKSIFGEEYESFAPKLAAEKYMQNYIDTYKKDMSQYSHSKKDIGVWMNYELSVGSRSLYNNHDIWSYELSTYMFTGGAHGIYTTTYQTFDLQKGKSLLLNDLISEKNRATIDELLRKQLAIDLKLTNINELSKKDYSPENIVATDNFYAGKNGITWLYNPYDIAPYYLGQTRITLPYSVLRPYLLPECPVKRIFE, encoded by the coding sequence ATGAAAAATAGATTTATTCTTTTATCCGGATTCTGCCTTCTCCTTTTATGTATAAACTCTTGTAAGCAGAAAAAAAATCATCCAGACAAAACAGATTCGGATCAGCAAACAGAATTGACCGATACCGCTATTTCTATAGAGGAAATAGATACGTTGTCTTTTGCTCTTTATGAAAACGAGAAAAAATATCATATCAATAATGACACGGCAATGCCGGCCTGCACGTTTTCTATCGACATGATTTATCCGGATAATTATCCTAACAATATAAAATTAAAACAGATACAAAAATATTTTGTGAAGAGTATTTTCGGAGAAGAATATGAGAGTTTCGCTCCTAAATTAGCTGCAGAAAAATACATGCAGAATTATATAGACACTTATAAAAAAGATATGTCTCAATATAGCCATTCTAAAAAAGACATCGGTGTATGGATGAATTATGAATTATCTGTAGGTAGCCGCTCTCTTTATAATAATCACGATATATGGAGCTACGAATTATCGACTTATATGTTTACCGGTGGGGCACACGGCATTTATACAACTACATATCAAACCTTTGATTTACAAAAAGGAAAGAGCCTTCTTTTGAATGATCTTATTAGTGAAAAAAATAGAGCAACAATAGATGAGTTATTACGAAAACAATTGGCAATCGATCTTAAATTAACAAATATCAATGAATTAAGCAAGAAAGATTATAGTCCTGAAAACATTGTCGCTACCGATAATTTCTATGCGGGAAAAAATGGAATCACGTGGTTATATAATCCGTATGATATCGCACCTTATTATTTAGGTCAAACACGAATTACCCTACCATACTCCGTATTGCGTCCTTACCTTTTACCAGAATGTCCCGTGAAACGTATTTTTGAATAA
- a CDS encoding valine--tRNA ligase codes for MEIATKYNPAEVEEKWYEYWLKNGYFKSKPDGREPYTIVIPPPNVTGVLHMGHMLNNTIQDILIRRARMTGKNACWVPGTDHASIATEAKVVNKLAAQGIKKTDLTREEFLKHAWEWTETHGGIILQQLRKLGASCDWDRTAFTMDELRSESVLKVFVDLYNKGLIYRGVRMVNWDPKALTALSDEEVVYKEEHGKLYYLRYKIEGEDGYAVVATTRPETIMGDTAMCINPNDPKNQHLKGKKVIVPLVNRVIPVIEDDYVDIEFGTGCLKVTPAHDVNDYMLGEKYNLPSIDIFNDNGTISDAAGMYVGMDRFDVRVQIEKDLEAAGLLEKTEAYTNKVGHSERTNVVIEPKLSMQWFLKMTDLAKPALEAVMNDDIKFYPAKYKNTYRYWMENVKDWCISRQLWWGHQIPAYYLPEGGYVVAATKEEALELARNKTGNSTLQTEDLRQDEDCLDTWFSSWLWPISLFDGINHPGNEELNYYYPTSDLVTAPDIIFFWVARMIIAGYEYQKEMPFKNVYFTGIVRDKLGRKMSKSLGNSPDPLELIDRYGADGVRMGMMLSAPAGNDILFDDTLCEQGRNFNNKIWNAFRLVKGWSVDSSIDQPESAKIAVRWFDAMLKKASIEIADLFSKYRLSEALMVVYKLFWDEFSSWYLEMIKPGYQQPIDATTYEKTLSFFDDLLKLLHPFMPFITEELWQHICDRKEGESIMIAQLPGVETYDEALLAQIETAKEIISGVRSIRLQKNIPNKDTLELQVIGQHNSGNDAVISKLANLSAILSVNEKDATAASFLVGTTEYAVPLGNNIDVEAELKKQEEELKYLRGFLKSVIAKLSNERFVNNAPAQVVEMERKKQSDAESKIKSLEESIAALKK; via the coding sequence ATGGAAATTGCAACGAAGTACAATCCTGCCGAAGTTGAAGAAAAGTGGTATGAGTATTGGCTTAAAAACGGATATTTCAAGTCGAAACCCGATGGCCGTGAACCTTATACGATAGTCATACCTCCGCCAAATGTTACGGGTGTGTTGCACATGGGGCACATGCTGAATAATACGATTCAGGATATTTTGATTCGTCGTGCCCGTATGACCGGAAAGAATGCTTGTTGGGTTCCGGGTACCGATCATGCTTCTATCGCAACCGAAGCGAAGGTCGTGAACAAATTGGCAGCTCAGGGAATTAAGAAAACCGATCTTACACGAGAAGAATTTCTGAAACATGCATGGGAATGGACAGAAACTCACGGAGGAATTATCTTGCAGCAACTCCGCAAGTTAGGGGCTTCTTGTGATTGGGACAGAACGGCTTTTACTATGGATGAGCTTCGTAGCGAAAGTGTCTTGAAAGTTTTTGTCGATTTATATAATAAAGGACTTATCTATCGGGGTGTCCGTATGGTAAATTGGGATCCGAAAGCTTTGACTGCTCTATCCGATGAAGAAGTCGTTTATAAAGAAGAACACGGAAAGTTGTATTATTTGCGTTATAAGATTGAGGGTGAGGACGGATATGCCGTAGTCGCAACGACCCGCCCTGAGACGATTATGGGAGATACGGCTATGTGTATCAATCCGAATGATCCCAAAAATCAGCATTTAAAAGGGAAGAAAGTTATTGTTCCGTTGGTAAACCGGGTAATTCCGGTCATCGAAGATGATTATGTCGATATCGAATTCGGTACGGGTTGCCTGAAAGTCACTCCGGCACATGATGTTAACGACTATATGCTGGGCGAAAAGTATAATCTGCCGAGTATCGATATTTTTAACGATAACGGTACGATAAGCGATGCTGCCGGAATGTATGTCGGTATGGACAGATTCGATGTCCGTGTTCAAATAGAAAAAGATCTGGAAGCTGCGGGCCTGTTGGAAAAAACGGAGGCTTATACTAATAAAGTCGGGCATTCGGAACGTACGAATGTTGTGATAGAGCCTAAACTTTCTATGCAATGGTTTTTAAAAATGACCGATCTTGCTAAACCGGCGTTAGAGGCTGTAATGAATGACGATATAAAGTTTTATCCGGCAAAATACAAAAATACATACCGCTATTGGATGGAAAATGTTAAGGACTGGTGTATTTCCCGTCAGCTTTGGTGGGGACATCAAATCCCTGCATATTATCTTCCCGAAGGTGGGTATGTCGTAGCGGCAACTAAAGAGGAAGCTTTGGAACTGGCTCGTAATAAGACGGGTAATTCTACCTTACAAACGGAAGATTTACGACAAGATGAAGATTGTCTCGATACATGGTTTTCTTCTTGGTTGTGGCCTATATCGCTGTTCGACGGTATTAATCATCCTGGAAATGAAGAACTGAATTACTATTATCCAACCAGTGACTTGGTTACAGCTCCCGATATTATTTTCTTTTGGGTAGCCCGTATGATTATCGCCGGCTATGAATATCAGAAAGAGATGCCGTTTAAGAATGTCTATTTTACCGGAATTGTCCGTGATAAATTAGGCCGTAAAATGTCTAAGTCGTTAGGTAATTCCCCCGATCCGTTAGAATTGATCGATAGGTACGGGGCTGACGGGGTTCGTATGGGAATGATGCTTTCTGCTCCGGCCGGAAATGATATTTTATTTGATGATACATTGTGTGAACAAGGACGTAATTTCAATAATAAGATATGGAACGCATTTCGGTTGGTAAAAGGATGGTCGGTAGATTCGTCTATAGATCAGCCTGAATCAGCCAAGATTGCAGTAAGGTGGTTTGATGCTATGCTGAAAAAAGCAAGTATCGAGATTGCAGACTTGTTCTCTAAATATCGTCTTTCGGAAGCGTTGATGGTGGTATATAAATTGTTTTGGGATGAATTTTCTTCATGGTATTTGGAGATGATCAAACCCGGATATCAACAGCCGATAGATGCTACGACATACGAAAAGACTTTGTCGTTTTTTGATGATCTATTGAAACTTCTGCATCCGTTTATGCCTTTTATTACGGAAGAACTTTGGCAGCACATCTGTGACCGTAAAGAGGGGGAAAGTATCATGATCGCTCAATTACCGGGAGTAGAGACTTATGATGAAGCTCTATTGGCACAAATCGAGACGGCAAAAGAGATTATTTCAGGAGTGCGTTCGATTCGTCTTCAAAAGAATATCCCGAATAAGGATACGTTAGAATTACAAGTTATCGGACAGCACAATTCGGGGAATGATGCGGTAATTTCTAAACTTGCTAATTTGTCGGCTATTTTGTCGGTTAATGAAAAAGATGCTACAGCAGCTTCATTTTTGGTGGGCACAACCGAGTATGCCGTTCCGTTAGGAAATAATATCGATGTAGAAGCCGAATTGAAAAAGCAAGAAGAGGAACTGAAATATTTACGAGGTTTTCTAAAATCGGTCATTGCTAAATTAAGTAACGAGCGTTTTGTGAATAATGCTCCGGCACAGGTTGTTGAAATGGAGCGGAAAAAACAGTCCGATGCAGAAAGTAAAATAAAATCTTTAGAGGAAAGTATTGCCGCACTGAAGAAATAA